ACTCGTAGCGCTCCAATAGCGTCGTGTTTAGAGAAACGGTCAAAGTCAtacactgtcatcaccagagTCCTGCCTCCCAGTTCACTGTAcggtacctacacacacacacacacagtatgcacacacacacacacatacacacacaaacactttgtTGAATCAGTGTTAGGgtttagaggtcagaggtcaggaatTAGGTGTACCTTGAAGGTGAAAGTCTCATTGAAGGTTGGGTTGAGTGTCTTCCTGTGGACTTTAGTCTCAAACTTCCTCTTCTTGTCTGGCAAAAGGTAGAGTTTAACATACGGGTCTGAACTTCCCCCAACGTCCATGGCAGGGAGATCACAGGCCTGCAGGATACCTACTACCAACTACAGACAGGGAAGcggggtagagggtagggtgaGGAGACggtgaggaaagagggaggaaacagggagaggaagagagaatttACCCATATatatatcatgtctctgatggaGTGATTTGTTGTTCCTCAGCCTGGTTAATCTGCTGTTCCACTTGGTTAGCTGAATCAGATGTGTTAGAGCAGGGATTGAAACAAGGAGTCTTCACCGTGTTCTCTGTGAAGTTGTAGTCCATTGAGAACTCCAGTCTGCCCAACTTCACTTCCACTTtaggctcctcctcctccctgccagTCAATCCGGTCTCTGTATCACCCTCATCCTTCAGGGgctaaaggacacacacacacacatatacacacataaatGAAACCTGATACTCACTAACCAGCAGAGACATACACAGCCTCAGTTGTAATTAGCCGTGCTTTTTATTAAACGTTTCTGTGCAGCGCTCCACAGGGAGTTGATActctgctatgtgtgtgtgtatgtatacctCAGAGGTGCCTCCCTCCAGCTCAGTGTCCATGTTCAagcccttcttctccttctctgtgtCCTTGTCTTTCTTCTTCAGACATTTCCTCCAGACACACAAACAGCATGACAacaccagacacacactcaccacgCACAGAGCTCCTATAGCCCATGAGGGCACTGcgcgcgcccacacacacacacacacacacacacacgcacacgcacacacacacacacacacacacacacacacacacacacacacacacacacacacacacacacacacacacacacacacacacacacacacacacacacacacacacacacacacacacacagttaataatACATTGATAGCAGATGTTTTACATAACACAGGAGGGTTTCACTAGCTTGTGAGAGTATTTTATTTCTCAGTTGAGTACTTCAACTGCACTTGGTTTTAAAAATGAACTTAGTGCTACGAAGGCTCTAGAAACCCACCCCTGATTGGTTGTTACTCACTGTGGAGGGAGTGCAACTCGCTCATAAACTTTGTGGAGGTGTGGCCTCCGGGCCCAGGTTCTGGGGTTGCAGAGGCATTGGGGTTGATTAACAGGTGTGAGGGGCTGGGCTGTGCCGGGGTGGCCCTACGACTACTTGTCATcatctagagagagaaagacacagagagaaggaaagtctTTCAAAAAATTTCACTTTTTGCATCCAAACTAGCTCTGTCTTCAAATTTGAGTGAGTGGTTAGATTTCCCAGCCCCATCCTTCAGAATGCCAAACCAAGTGACAGGGCAGGCTGTTTAAATTACAGATTGTTCATTTAACAGTAACTCACAATACTGCAACATTCCAGATATCTGGACAAAAATGACAAACTTTTCAAATAGACACTTATTAGTGTGGAATACTGTATATTAATGATCAGCACCAAGTTTTGAGAAACATCCAGCCGTATGTGTTATAGAGTGGtcatagttgtgtgtgtgtcagacagcctcttgtgtttctgctggtctgGCACTAAGGCCAGCTGTACATAAGATACACAACCCTGTCCCCTGTCAAAcctgctgacaacacaacacatggggggggggggcgtggaggaagagagggggacagagaaaggaCATCATGAGTGTCTGatctctggagagaggaggtgagaatgTTTTTAGTCCAGAGTAGGGACGGTTCCAATTCACATCCTACCCCTTCACCTTGATCCCTACCCCTTCTGTGTTTTTCAGATCTGAGTCTGGGAAACTGACTCACTCAGCTCTTAACCTTCATCAATGTTAGCAGAAAATATTCAATGAAGACAGTCTAGCATTCTAGAACTAGTGTAAAACAACACGTGacaatatatgtatatttttttaaatgtaatacgCAATGACATTGATATCATCATGTCATCACTAGAGACACAACTACACTAATCACTGTTGCTAATCAGGAAGAAAATCACTTTGGATTTATTTAGGATGTTTTGCTTGTCTTCCGCATGCCATGCTACTAATAGGTACATACTACAAGTGCATGACAAGTCACTTCCATAGTGGATTGTCTTATAACGAGTTCGTTCCATCATGGCGAAACTCTGTCACTCACTCTAACCCACTCTCTTAGGTCCTCACTATAAATAAGAAGTTAGACCTGCCTGATTAAATAAAGAGTTAAGCTGAAGataacatactgtaacatactgtagatggttCGGATATCCCCACATTTACAACCAAAACTGGAAATGACATTAACCCTGATCCACAGTCaaatatctaaccctaacccaacattGTAACCCTAACATATATCTATCCCTAAACCAACATTGTAACCCTGACCGACTGTAATCTAACATTTACCCAaaattataaccctaacccaactacACCCGTCACCTCAACCACCATCACTGACCACACCTtgggagagaaagagttagaaagAGAAGCGAGAGGGAGTCTTACCTTTGTGTGTATGTCCTGGCCTTGGTTCTGACTGGCTGCAGGGTGGAGATGActctcaggtacacacacagagagagagagagagagagagagagagagagagagagagagagagagagagagagagagagagagagagagagatgacaggatgaggagaggatcaggaaagaggaagggaggtgaGGAGGGGTGGCAGCTTCTTGTTGTTTGTTTTAACCTTCTGTTCATTCAGCAGAGTCTCTGAGACAAGGAGCACAGGTATGACAGGAAAGAGGggaatgagagcaagagagaaaggagagagagggcatctCTGGTTGGCTGTGTGAACGTGTGTGAATTAGTATGGGGATATGTATGCTGTCCGATGGGGTGGGTCCCAGGGGGTTGAGTCCCTCTAATCTAAGCCCTGCTCCTTGTGACCTATGCTGCGCCCTTACAGGTCACCTTCGCTGGGACATGGGACATGGATGAATATTCATGGTTTGGTGACATGGCTTTTTATAGGCTCGTTAGCATACTGAGACTTCAGCAGGAGAAACCATCTACATTCCAACTGGATGACTGGTATGcctgtgtgtgactgtgcatGCATATACTACATATACATTACTGTTTGTATGTGTGATTGAACATGTACATGTATATACTGCAAACCGgtatgcattgtgtgtgtgtgtgtgcttccagAGGTCGATACTCTATGTGTAGATGCTGCTGCCTGAATTAGAACTGTAGGAT
This sequence is a window from Oncorhynchus gorbuscha isolate QuinsamMale2020 ecotype Even-year linkage group LG01, OgorEven_v1.0, whole genome shotgun sequence. Protein-coding genes within it:
- the LOC124036094 gene encoding synaptotagmin-1-like, whose amino-acid sequence is MSELHSLHMPSWAIGALCVVSVCLVLSCCLCVWRKCLKKKDKDTEKEKKGLNMDTELEGGTSEPLKDEGDTETGLTGREEEEPKVEVKLGRLEFSMDYNFTENTLVVGILQACDLPAMDVGGSSDPYVKLYLLPDKKRKFETKVHRKTLNPTFNETFTFKVPYSELGGRTLVMTVYDFDRFSKHDAIGALRVPMSSLDFSQMTQEWRELKKAEKEESERLGDICLSLRYVPTAGKLSIVVLEAKNLKKMDVGGLSDPYVKIHLLQNGKRLKKKKTSIKKNTLNPYYNESFSFEVPFEQIQKVQVAVTVLDYDKIGKNDAIGKVFLGGASSGTELRHWSDMLANPRRPIAQWHGLKAEDEVNAELAARK